Proteins from one Mesoplodon densirostris isolate mMesDen1 chromosome 1, mMesDen1 primary haplotype, whole genome shotgun sequence genomic window:
- the FAM53A gene encoding protein FAM53A, translating to MVTLITEKLQNQSLDDLARKSYDAGPYSAQKLNTSGHLFPSETDEDKHPWKVVGGGQPVGSQGATGPAIPFPPGPCGPSASLGAVSARDLRDGAGPPSAPPTKRHCRSLSEPDELARCRSPWRPGGSRVWAPVSKRRCHSGGSVWSPGRALPAASSASPPAPRPASALASSGLPALGPARQPAGPRLPSPRRRLSLSQEHLLPVDAAPPSAGSTPASTPASTPELGRRRGLLRCRSQPCVRAGRKGQRKRRREEDARWPRPALDFLKMTRTLKNSKSLCSLDYEDEDEDDARVKTAVSSPCDPHGPMGIAAPSPGPTSPSPGVWRGWVAGEGEGGSGGDPSDWDSAGEEGVFSLGRGELDLEQIENN from the exons ATGGTCACCCTCATCACTGAGAAGCTGCAGAACCAGAGCCTGGATGACCTTGCCCGCAAGAGCTACGATGCCGGCCCG TATTCTGCCCAGAAACTGAACACAAGTGGCCACTTGTTCCCTTCTGAGACCGATG AAGACAAGCACCCCTGGAAGGTCGTCGGTGGAGGACAGCCCGTCGGAAGCCAGGGGGCCACGGGCCCTGCCATCCCCTTCCCTCCTGGCCCCTGCGGCCCAAGCGCCAGCCTGGGTGCGGTCAGTGCCAGGGACCTCAGGGACGGCGCAGGGCCGCCCTCAGCACCGCCCACCAAGCGACACTGCCGCTCCCTGTCAGAGCCCGACGAGCTGGCGCGCTGCCGGTCCCCGTGGCGGCCCGGCGGCTCCAGAGTCTGGGCTCCCGTCTCCAAGAGGCGGTGCCACAGTGGCGGGAGTGTCTGGTCGCCAGGCCGAGCCCTCCCTGCCGCCAGCTCCGCCTCACCCCCCGCGCCCCGGCCAGCCTCGGCTTTGGCCAGCAGCGGCCTCCCGGCCCTGGGCCCAGCTAGGCAACCTGCCGGACCTCGCTTGCCCTCGCCGCGCCGCCGCCTGTCCCTGTCACAGGAGCACCTGTTGCCAGTGGACGCGGCCCCACCCTCAGCGGGCAGCACGCCCGCATCCACGCCCGCGTCCACACCTGAGCTGGGCCGCCGCCGAGGCCTGCTCCGCTGCCGCTCTCAGCCATGCGTGCGCGCGGGCAGGAAGGGCCAGCGGAAGCGCAGGCGCGAGGAGGATGCTCGCTGGCCGCGCCCGGCCCTGGACTTCCTGAAAATGACGCGG acgttaaaaaattcaaaaagccTTTGCTCCCTCGATTATGAAGACGAGGATGAGGATGACGCCCGAGTGAAGACAGCCGTGTCCTCCCCATGTGACCCGCACGGCCCCATGGGCATCGCtgcgcccagccccggccccaccagccccagcccgGGGGTCTGGCGGGGGTGGGTGGCCGGTGAGGGCGAGGGCGGGAGTGGCGGGGACCCGAGTGACTGGGACAGCGCTGGGGAGGAGGGCGTCTTCTCCCTGGGCCGCGGCGAGCTGG